Sequence from the Bacillota bacterium genome:
CTACTGATTTCCATGCTAGAAACTTACGGGTTTCACTCTCCAAGCTTGGGAGAACATCTTTGTCAGGTGCTACAAAGGCAAGCATGTTACGGTAAATCCTTGGAGCAGTACCACGGGTTTCCAATATCTCACGGGCCGTCGTAATCGCTTTGCTTTTATCAGATCCAGTTTTATGGCTATTTTCTGGTCCCAATACCACTAATCGAACACTCTGGTCGTCAGGAACATCCAATGATGAACTGACACAATTATGAGTACCAGAAAAATCAGCCCGATCCCGGATTGCCTTAAGCCTTCCTTCAATCTCCATTTCGAGTTCATCCCGGCCAACTTGTTGAGCACGATCTTCAACAGTTCTACGGAGGTTGGGGGGAAGATCGTACCAATATCGCTGATTACTGCTGTACAGGTGGGTAAGCTTGTCTAACATCTTTCCAAGAGCATCATTGAATACAGAAATCTGCTCTCCGGGCTGCTTGACCCCTAGACGCACACGGATATCCTCAATACCCCGTACGTTCTGTTCTTTAACTGATGGAGCACTGCCCATAAAAATTGACCTTGCTACCCTTCGAGCCGCCATGCATCGTGTAAAGCGAGGATTTTCCACATCAATCTTGTAGGGCAGGGAGCGAGGGCCATCAATGTCACTTTCGATTACAGTGTTCCAGCCCTCTGGAAGGTAACGTGTAAGTTCTTCCCGGACTTGAACGGTATCCAACGGTATTGTACTGGGCATGATCATTAAGCTTGAGTCCTGCCGTACCCATAGATCATGTATTGCAGCCGCCATCAGCCTCAGGACACCACGGGTCTTCTGAAATCTTTCCAGGGTAGCCCAGTCATTATACAACCGATCAAAAACCTCAGGGTGTATAGGGTAGCAGGATTTTAGACGATCAAAGTAGGCGAGTTCCTTGCATTCTGTTGGAAATTCTGAGCCATCTTCACGGTACATCTCACTAAAGGCCCGGCAAACTTCATTCTGGCTGGCTAGATCTTGTAAAGGAAGGAATAGACGCCGACGGACGATCTCAAAGCCTTCCTCAGCGACCACCGGCTTCCAAATTGATTCCATGCGTCCAAATGTGTGTTCAATGGCTTCTAAAGCTTTCTTTCCACCCTCGCCACCAATCTCAATATCTGACTCAGGTATTGAAGCAACAACCAAGCTATTCTTACTACGACGGGCTGCTTCAGTGAGCTCCTGAACGAATGTTAAGACTGCCTCAAAGGTTCCAGACGGTAAACCAGAGGCACCATAAATTTTCCTAGCATAAGCTACCAGTTCATCAATGAGTATCAAGCATGGTCCACAGACGTCAAATAGCTCAGCCAGCGTTTCTGATCCCGGTGGGACGGAGGCTTTATCAGCATCCTTTATGATGTTATATAACTTCGGATCACCGGCCTGCTCAGCTAGTTGGGCAGCCATCTCTCCCCATAGTGTCCGAATGGTTATACCAGGGAAGTTAACCGGACGCCTCACCTTAGAGGGATTTAATGCCGTTCCCACCAATATGGCCACTTTAACTTTGGGACAGTCTGAAACGTCAGCTTGTTTCAATACAGCTGCGGCATTAGGTATTTTGCTTAGAGGGGTTTGTCCGCGCAATAGGTGATATAGGGCCAACATGCTGTGAGTTTTGCCACCGCCAAATGCTGTCTTAAGTTGGATTATCGGTTCTCCCCCTTTGCCTATAACTCGAAGAATAGCTTGGGTAAGTAAACCAGCCATGCCTTCAGTGATATATGTCCGTCCGAAGAACTCCACAGGGTCCTGGTACTCAATCTCAGCGGTACCCTTTTGGACTTGGGAAAGGTCTGCTGCAAATTCAGCTTGCCGATATCGCCCTTGGGCTACATCAGGATGGGGTGAAACAACAAGTCTCCAAGGCAGAAAACCCTGCCTTGGTGGAGAGGTTAATACATTATTCTGTTCTGGGGCTTTGGTTAGCTGTGGCTCATAATTATTCAAATTAGTTACTGTTGTTGAAGCTCCATTAGTGCCATAGCGTATTAATCGGGCAATCTCACGGATAGCTTCGGTGTTTTCAGTATCAATATGTTCTAGGAGCCTTGCCATGGTATCTAGGGCTCTCCAGGCATCATCAGACGAAATATCACCGCCACCTTTATGAGCCCACTTGTTACGAGTGTTAATTAGTTCCTTAATCCAGTTGCGGTGTTCCCTGCTTAGTTGAATCTTAAACACCGTATCCCAGTTTGCATCAAGCAAGATTAGGCACCTGGCTGCATCTAGAGAATCAACATAAGTACTCCAGTCACCATCATAAGGTAAATCCCTC
This genomic interval carries:
- a CDS encoding ATP-binding protein; the protein is MIDNYQLITKGFQLLTEVLAPYVCQQFQKKFGQQRWWQRGVLDVLHDHQKRDLPYDGDWSTYVDSLDAARCLILLDANWDTVFKIQLSREHRNWIKELINTRNKWAHKGGGDISSDDAWRALDTMARLLEHIDTENTEAIREIARLIRYGTNGASTTVTNLNNYEPQLTKAPEQNNVLTSPPRQGFLPWRLVVSPHPDVAQGRYRQAEFAADLSQVQKGTAEIEYQDPVEFFGRTYITEGMAGLLTQAILRVIGKGGEPIIQLKTAFGGGKTHSMLALYHLLRGQTPLSKIPNAAAVLKQADVSDCPKVKVAILVGTALNPSKVRRPVNFPGITIRTLWGEMAAQLAEQAGDPKLYNIIKDADKASVPPGSETLAELFDVCGPCLILIDELVAYARKIYGASGLPSGTFEAVLTFVQELTEAARRSKNSLVVASIPESDIEIGGEGGKKALEAIEHTFGRMESIWKPVVAEEGFEIVRRRLFLPLQDLASQNEVCRAFSEMYREDGSEFPTECKELAYFDRLKSCYPIHPEVFDRLYNDWATLERFQKTRGVLRLMAAAIHDLWVRQDSSLMIMPSTIPLDTVQVREELTRYLPEGWNTVIESDIDGPRSLPYKIDVENPRFTRCMAARRVARSIFMGSAPSVKEQNVRGIEDIRVRLGVKQPGEQISVFNDALGKMLDKLTHLYSSNQRYWYDLPPNLRRTVEDRAQQVGRDELEMEIEGRLKAIRDRADFSGTHNCVSSSLDVPDDQSVRLVVLGPENSHKTGSDKSKAITTAREILETRGTAPRIYRNMLAFVAPDKDVLPSLESETRKFLAWKSVVDDAEALNLDAHQRRQATESLKRSTETVDLRMKEAYCWLLVPTQDGANPVEWETTRISGGAESHIKKASGKMKSSEQLIVRWAPALLRMELDRWLWKDQDHISVRKLWEFMSSYCYLQRLRDEDVLLASIKEGITSKEFFGYAQGVTDAGQYLALSLGRSVNVDLSGYLVKPDVAERQLTQDTSEPPPRPPMPPVEPPSEPPGGYPPPGDPPVRKPRRYYGTVQLDSTRVGRDAGKIAEEVIQHLSSLMGTKVKITMEIEADIPDGVPDNVVRTVTENSRTLRFTNSDFEED